TGCCGGCGCGGTCTCGATCTTCGGCATCGATGCGCTCCAGAACCCCGTCGCCGCCAAGCAAGTGATGGCCTGGGTGTCCGACGAGCCCATGATTTATGACAAGCTGACGCCGCTCGAATATCTCGAATTCGTCGCCGGCCTCTGGGGCATCGCGCCGTCGGTCTCCGAACCGGTCGCGCAGGAGCTCCTCACCTCGCTCGGCCTCGCGCCGCACCGGCATGAACGCTGCGAGGGCTTTTCCAAGGGCATGCGCCAGAAGGTGGCGCTGGCCGGCGCGCTGGTGCACGATCCCCGCCTCATCATCCTCGACGAGCCGCTGACCGGGCTCGACGCCGTCTCCGCCCGCCACGTCAAGGGGTTGCTGGGCGAGCGCGTCCGCGCCGGCTGCACCGTCATCATGACGACACACATCCTGGAAGTCGCCGAGCGCATGGCCGACCGCATCGGCGTGATCGCCTCGGGCCGCCTGGTCGCGGAGGGCACGCTCACCGAATTGCGCCAGCAGAACGGCCATGCCGACACCAGCCTGGAAGATCTCTTCATCGCGCTGGTGACGCTCCAGGAAGCCGCATGAGCTCGGCGACCGCGCTGTCCTGGTTTGCCCGCCACGAGCTCCGCCTCGCCTGGCGCGAATGGTTCGCCATGATGACGGGCGGACGGCGCAAGCGGGCGCGCGCGGCCGTCATCGGCCTTCTCTTCTTCGCAGCGCTGCTGCACGTCCCGGCCTGGGCCGTGATCGGCCGCTTCGCCGATCTGCAATTGCCGCTCGACAAATCCTCGCTGATCGTAATCACGGCGACGATTTTTCTGGCCTGGACCTTGATGCTGTCGCAGGCGATCGAATCCGTGACGCGGGTGTTTTACGCCCGCGCCGATCTCGACCTGATCATGTCCTCGCCAGCGACGCTCGCCAATCTGTTCTCGGTGCGCATCGCCGCCATCGCGCTCACCGTCACGGTGATGGCGCTCTTGTTCTCGACGCCGTTCATCGACGTGCTGGTGATCGGCGGGGGTCCGCGCTGGCTCGCGGCGTTCGGCGTCGTCATCGCCATGGGCCTGTCGGCCGCCGCGATCGCGATCGCCGTCACCATCCTCTTGTTCCGCTTGATCGGCCCGGCGCGGACGCGCTTTGCGGCCCAGATCCTGGCCGCGATCATCGGCGCCGGTTTCGTGATCGCGCTCCAGGTCGCCGCGATCATGTCCTACGGCACGCTGTCGCGCTTCACCATCCTGACCTCGGGGAGCCTTGCCGCCTATGCCCCCGATGTCGACAGCATCTGGTGGTGGCCGGCGCGGGCGACGATGGGCGACAGCGAAGCGCTGTTGCTGCTTCTGGCGCTCGGGCTCGTGCTGCTCGGAAGCGTAATGGCGATGTTCTCCGGCCGCTTCGCCGACACCGCGATCGATGCCGCGGCTTACGGCAGCTCCGGCCGCAGGCGTGCGAAGGAGCGTCCGTTCCGCAGCGGATCGCGGCAGCAGGCGCTGCGGCGCAAGGAATTCAAGCTGCTCTGGCGCGATCCCTGGCTGATCTCGCAGACCCTGATGCAGCTGCTCTACCTGGTGCCGCCTGCGCTCTTGCTCTGGCGCAGCTTTGCCGACAGCTCCGCGGCGGTGACGCTGATCACGCCCGTCATCGTCATGGCGGCCGGTCAGCTCGCGGGCGGCCTTGCCTGGCTGACGATCTCCGGCGAGGACGCCCCTGATCTCGTCGCCACCGCGCCGCTGACGCCGTCCAGCGTCATCCGCGCCAAGATCGAGGTGGTGCTGATCGCGATCGCCGCCATCTTCTGCCCGCTGATCGGCGCGCTCGCCCTCGCCTCTCCGTACCAGGCTGCGGTCAGCGCCGGAGCGATCATCATCAGCTCGGCCTCGGCGACCGCGATCCAGCTCTGGTTCCGGGTGCAGGCAAGGCGCAGCCAATTCCGCCGCCGCCAGACGTCGTCGCGGCTTGCGACCTTCGCCGAGGCGTTCTCCTCGATCGGCTGGGCCGCCAGCGCCGCGCTGCTGCTTGCCTTGCCGATCGCGGGCCTCATCAGCGGCTTGATCACCGCCGGCCTCGTCGCCATCACCTGGAAGTTCAGCCCGCGGCGGGAGTGACGGGCATCGGTTGCCTGCGAGGCCACCGCCGCTTCAGGTGTCGAAGGCCGGTTGTGTGCTGCGTAGAGCGGCGGCCTTGCGCCGATCCATCAGGCGCCTGACCCAGTTGCGCCCGGGCTCTTCCACGAAGCGATATGTTGCGACCGACAGCAGCACGGTCAGCACCAGCATGGCGATTTGGAGGAGATCGCCAAGCCAGAGCGATCCATTCAAGGAGACCACCTTCGTTGGTTCATGGTCCGAGCTGAGCGCATAGGAGACAAACAGATCCATATGCCCGAGACGCTCGACGACCATGAGGATCGCCCGCACAACCGCCCTGACGAGCGGATGCAGCATGTAGATCGAGTAGGTCAGGGTCCCGATCATGAGCATGAATGGCGCCGTCAGCCGATGGCTGACCCCGCCGGCCTCACGCGCGAACACGAGAACGACGAGCGTGAACACCAGTGGCGAGGCCACCTGCAGGATGACGCTGCTTCCCGCGACCGAAACATACCCAACGACGAGCATCAGGCTCGCCGCCTCCAGCCATGTCTCGCCTGATGGCGCCAGGCGCGCTCGCAAGAGCGGGAAGCGCTCGCGCAACTCGAAGCAGACGACGCCGAGTGCAAAGCCATAAAGGCAGCGCACGAGCCCGTAGTCGTAGGTCGCGTTCATCCCATCGGGGCTGATGGCGGCGAGCACGACCGGCCCGACAACGATCGGGAGCAGCCAGGGCCAGATCGCAGGCCCGATCCTGCTCACGACGGCCGCGAAGATCACGTAGGCGGCGAACTCGGTGCTGATGCTCCAGCTCGCGAAGTTCAGCCAGTTCTGCGGATTGACGCCGAGCCCCTGCACGAGAAGGACATTGGTGATGACGGCCTGGAGCAGGTTCGCCCCGACGCCGTCCTTCGTGGCATCGATGGGGATGAACAGCAGCAGCGTCACGAGGTGCAGCGGGTAGATCCGCCCCAGCCGCAGCATGAGAAAGCGGCCCGTGCCGAAGCCCGCGGCGAGGCGCGAACGATAATTCGACGCGATGACAAAGCCGCTCAGCACGAAGAAGAAATCGACGAACAAATAGGCATGTCTGGTGAGCGGCAGGAAGGACAGATGGCTGATCACGTCGAAGTGAAACAGCGCGACCATGCAGGCGCAAATGCCGCGCCAGCTGTCGAGCGCATGATATCGGGTGATGTTTTCAGCCGAGGCCATCGAAAACGGGTAGGCAGAAAACGCCACTGTCACAAGCAAGGGTTGAATCTATACTTAATGTGTCAGGCAGTCGCGGCATGACGCAGCGGCAACGACTCGACGGCGGTCTGGGCGCGCGAGAGCGGCACAAGCAGCTATATCGGCTTCGGGTCCGCTACGCTGCAACTCGGCTGGACCGGCATCGCCGCCGATGTCTCGACCTATGCGCTCAGCGTCCAGAACACCAGCGGTGCGATCCACTATGTCACCGCCCAGCTCTCCTGAGCTATGTCACTTTTCCGGATCATGCCTCGACGGCATGACGCCCGAACGATTCGAAGCTACACTGACCGGATCGTCGACTGAATGGCGGGCGGACTGATGATGTCTCGACTCTTGCTGACGGCCTTGGCGTTCTTCGGCTGGCTGCTGGCGCCTGCCCTTGCCCAGCAGCCACAGCGCAGCGAGTGCCTGGCGATGGCCAATGCCGCGCCGCGGGTCATGTCGGTCGCCTTCAGGAAGGCGGCGGCCGCCGCGGAGGTCGAGATCACCTATGCCGGCCACTCCACCTATTTCATCGACACGCCCGGCGGCTTGCGCATCGCGACCGACTATAGCGGCGCCTATCAGGTGGGCCGGCTGCCCGACGTCGTCACCATGAACCGGGCCCACAGCACCCACTACAGTCTGTTTCCCGACCAGCGCATTCCCCATGTGCTGCATGGTTGGGGCGACGACGGCAAGCCGGCGATCATCTCGGAACGCATCGGCGACACCTTCATCCGCAACGTCACCACGGACATCCGCCGCTATTTCGGCGACGATGCCGGCGTCGACATGATCCGCGACGGCAATTCGATCTTCATCTTCGAGGTCGCCGGCCTCTGCATCGGCCATCTCGGCCATCTCCACCACAAGCTCGACGACAGCCACTTTGCCCAGATCGGGCGGCTGGATATCGTGATGGTGCCGATCGACGGCACCTACACCATGTCGCTGGGCGGCATCTCCGACATCACCAAACGCCTGCGCGCGTCCGTGGTGCTGCCGATGCATCGCTTCGCCACGCCGCTCGACGAGTTCATGGACCGCATCGGCCAGCAGTTCGAGATCGACCGGCGCAACGCGCGCTCGTTCCGGATGTCGCGCGATGCACTGCCGTCGAAGCCGACGGTGATCATCCTCGACGGAGTCTGACCCGCAAAAGCGGGAACGCATGAACCGCCTGCGACTTGGTTGCTTCGAGATCGTCTTCGATCGGAGCAATCATGAGCAGAAGGTTCCTCATCATCGGCGCGTTCGCCGCCATCTATCTGCTATGGGGTTCCACCTACTTCGCCATCACGCTGGGCCTGAAGTCGATCCCGCCATTTCTGCTGATGGCGCTTCGCTCGCTCTGCGGCGGCATCGTGTTATTGGCGATGAGCGGTGGACAGATCGCGAGCGTGTCGTTGCAGGCATGGGCCATGGCGAGCCTGTGCGGACTGTTCTTCTTCGTCGGCTGTCACGGCGTGCTCGCCTTCGCCCAGCAATCGGTTCCTTCGGGCGTGGCAGCCATCGTGCTCGCCACGATCCCGTTCTGGATCCTGCTGATCGATCTCGTGTTCCCTGGGGATCAGCGGCCGCGGCCCGTTGCCCTGCTGGCGCTCGTGCCGGGCTTCCTGGGCGTTGGACTCGTGGCATGGCAGAACGTCGAGCAGGCCGGCATCAGCATTCTTCCCGTCGTCCTCCTGCTGGCTGCGGCCTTGTCGTGGTCAGCCGGGACCGTGCTGTCCCGGCGCATGTCGAGCCAGACGTCCGCCATCCTGCTGTCAGGCATGCAGTTGTCGATCGGCGGTGCCGTGCTGTTCGCGATCAGCTGGCTGACGGGCGAGATCGAAAGCTTCAGGCCGGGCGACGTCTTGCCGATGTCGCTCGCAGCAGCGCTTTGGCTGATCATCGCCGGCAGCGTGATCGGATTCGTCGCCTACAACTGGCTGCTGGAGAACGTCTCGACCTCACTGGTGTCGACCTACACTTTCGTCAACCCGGTGATCGCGGTGCTGCTCGGCACCGTCGTGCTGGGCGAACCGTTCTCGCCCATGATGCTGCTCGGCGCGGGGCTCGTCATCGTCTCTGTCATCGTGATTTGGCGCGCGGAGCGCACAGAGAGCGGACGGACGAAAGATGAGGCCGATCGGGGCATCAAGAATATGGCCCTGCACAAGACCTGACGATCGCGGACGGCAATTTTCTCCAAGTCATCCGCGGTCCGCTCGTGCTGATCTCCGGACAACGGGAGATCGACATGACCGACTTTGCGAGATTGTTGCACGCCGATGGACCAAATCCGGAGCACGCATCGGCGCTCCAGCTCTATGGCCGCTTCGTCGGCGATTGGCGCGCCGAGATCACCGCTCGTGGCGCCGATGGAACGAAACACACCGCGCCGGGCGAGATCCATTTCGGTTGGGTGCTGGAGGGCCGCGCCGTGCAGGACGTCTGGATCATTCCGCGGCCCGCCGGCAGCCCGGCCTTTCCAGTCGCGGGCAATTGGTACGGCACGACGCTGCGGGTCTATGATCCCTCCATTTCCGCGTGGCGGATTTCCTGGTTCGATCCCGCACGCTGCGTCTTCCGGCAGCAGATCGGCCGCGCGCGCGGCGCCGATATCGTGCAGGAAGGCACGACCGAAGCGGGCGAGCTGACACGCTGGAGCTTTACCGAGATCACCGAGGATTCCTTCCATTGGCTCGGCGAGGTCAAGCCTGCCACGGCAGACGCGTGGCAACTGGTGGTCGATGTGAGGGCGACACGGTGCAAAAGCGCGATGGCATGAAGATGCATCACCATCGCGCTTTTGGTTATTGTATGAGCATGATCTTTTCGGAAAACCGCTACGCACTTTGCCGGATCATGCTCTAGGGCTGAGCGCTGTGCTTGCGATGACGGGTGCGGTTGCGCAGCGCGCGCTGCTGCGTGAGGCGATGAGGTGCTAGGCTCCCCCCACAAAGAATATAGAGGGAGCGAACGCCTATGGCCGCAACTGGCTTGTCCGCCAACACGAGCGGGCTGTTCGTCGAGCCGCGCGAGGACTGGCTCGCGCAACATCAGGAGGAGATCATCGATCCGGCCCGGCCGATCGTCGATCCCCATCACCATCTCTGGAATCGCGGACACCGCTATCTGATCGAGGAGATGGCTGACGACATCGCCTCCGGCCACAACGTCATCGCCACCGTCTATGTCGATTGCCGCTCGATGTATCGCGCGCATGGACCCGAGGCATTTCGGCCCGTCGGCGAGGTCGAGTTCGCGAGCGGCGTCGCCGCCATGAGCGCGAGCGGTGGCTACGGCAAGGCGGCGATCTGCGCCGGCATCGTCAGCCACGCCAATCTGCTGCTGGGCGATGCCGCAAGGCCGGTGCTGGAAGCGGAGATCGCGGCGGGCAACGGCCGTTTCCGCGGCATCCGGCATTCCTCGGCCTGGGACCAGGATCCCGCCGTCGCCGGCATGTACGCGAACCGGCCGAAGGAATTGTTGCGGGACCCGACCTTCCGCAAGGGCTTTGCCTGCCTCGCGCCGCTGGGCCTCAGCTTCGATGCCTGGCTGTTCCATCCGCAGATCGGCGAGTTGACCGAGCTCGCGCGCGCCTTCCCCGACACCAGAATCGTGCTCGACCATTGCGGCGGTCCGGCCGGCATCGGTCGCTTTGCCGGACGGCGCGAAGAGGTGTTTCCGCAGTGGCGCGCCTCGATCCAGGAGATCGCCAAATGCGAAAACGTGGTGGTCAAGCTCGGCGGGCTCGCGATGTGCCTGCTCGGCTACGACTTCCATCTGCGCGAGAAGCCGCCGTCATCCGAGGAGCTTGCGGCGGCGTGGCGCCCCTATGTCGAGACCTGCATCGAGGCGTTCGGCGTGAGGCGCGCGATGTTCGAGAGCAACTTTCCGCCGGACAAGGGCCAGTGCAGCTACCAGGTGATCTTCAACGCCTTCAAGCGCATCGCAGCGCCTCTGAGCGAGGCCGAGAAGACGGCGCTGTTCTCGCAGACCGCGACGGATTTCTACCGGCTCGATCTGCCGTCATGACGAGAAGAGGGGCCGGGATGTTGATCCCGACCCCTCTTCGTCGTGGCCGCTGGGAAGCGTGCTTGAAACTTTATTGTTTGCTCTAGCCGGCGCCCATCAGCGAGGCCGGACGGCGTTCGCCGGTCGAGACGAACATTTTCTTGAGCTTGTTGACGACGCGGATCAGGAAACCGATCATCACCGGATTGGTCTTGCGGCAGAACGCGATCTTCTTGACGTAGCCCTCGACGTGCCATTTGGCATGGGCGCCGTCGCGGAAGAAGATGACGT
This is a stretch of genomic DNA from Bradyrhizobium sp. CB2312. It encodes these proteins:
- a CDS encoding ABC transporter ATP-binding protein, whose translation is MKPDKSALEVRGLTKRFDRLAVDSLDLTIHAGEFYALVGPNGAGKTTTLRMVAGLLRPDAGAVSIFGIDALQNPVAAKQVMAWVSDEPMIYDKLTPLEYLEFVAGLWGIAPSVSEPVAQELLTSLGLAPHRHERCEGFSKGMRQKVALAGALVHDPRLIILDEPLTGLDAVSARHVKGLLGERVRAGCTVIMTTHILEVAERMADRIGVIASGRLVAEGTLTELRQQNGHADTSLEDLFIALVTLQEAA
- a CDS encoding permease yields the protein MSSATALSWFARHELRLAWREWFAMMTGGRRKRARAAVIGLLFFAALLHVPAWAVIGRFADLQLPLDKSSLIVITATIFLAWTLMLSQAIESVTRVFYARADLDLIMSSPATLANLFSVRIAAIALTVTVMALLFSTPFIDVLVIGGGPRWLAAFGVVIAMGLSAAAIAIAVTILLFRLIGPARTRFAAQILAAIIGAGFVIALQVAAIMSYGTLSRFTILTSGSLAAYAPDVDSIWWWPARATMGDSEALLLLLALGLVLLGSVMAMFSGRFADTAIDAAAYGSSGRRRAKERPFRSGSRQQALRRKEFKLLWRDPWLISQTLMQLLYLVPPALLLWRSFADSSAAVTLITPVIVMAAGQLAGGLAWLTISGEDAPDLVATAPLTPSSVIRAKIEVVLIAIAAIFCPLIGALALASPYQAAVSAGAIIISSASATAIQLWFRVQARRSQFRRRQTSSRLATFAEAFSSIGWAASAALLLALPIAGLISGLITAGLVAITWKFSPRRE
- a CDS encoding acyltransferase, translating into MASAENITRYHALDSWRGICACMVALFHFDVISHLSFLPLTRHAYLFVDFFFVLSGFVIASNYRSRLAAGFGTGRFLMLRLGRIYPLHLVTLLLFIPIDATKDGVGANLLQAVITNVLLVQGLGVNPQNWLNFASWSISTEFAAYVIFAAVVSRIGPAIWPWLLPIVVGPVVLAAISPDGMNATYDYGLVRCLYGFALGVVCFELRERFPLLRARLAPSGETWLEAASLMLVVGYVSVAGSSVILQVASPLVFTLVVLVFAREAGGVSHRLTAPFMLMIGTLTYSIYMLHPLVRAVVRAILMVVERLGHMDLFVSYALSSDHEPTKVVSLNGSLWLGDLLQIAMLVLTVLLSVATYRFVEEPGRNWVRRLMDRRKAAALRSTQPAFDT
- a CDS encoding MBL fold metallo-hydrolase, producing MSRLLLTALAFFGWLLAPALAQQPQRSECLAMANAAPRVMSVAFRKAAAAAEVEITYAGHSTYFIDTPGGLRIATDYSGAYQVGRLPDVVTMNRAHSTHYSLFPDQRIPHVLHGWGDDGKPAIISERIGDTFIRNVTTDIRRYFGDDAGVDMIRDGNSIFIFEVAGLCIGHLGHLHHKLDDSHFAQIGRLDIVMVPIDGTYTMSLGGISDITKRLRASVVLPMHRFATPLDEFMDRIGQQFEIDRRNARSFRMSRDALPSKPTVIILDGV
- a CDS encoding EamA family transporter: MSRRFLIIGAFAAIYLLWGSTYFAITLGLKSIPPFLLMALRSLCGGIVLLAMSGGQIASVSLQAWAMASLCGLFFFVGCHGVLAFAQQSVPSGVAAIVLATIPFWILLIDLVFPGDQRPRPVALLALVPGFLGVGLVAWQNVEQAGISILPVVLLLAAALSWSAGTVLSRRMSSQTSAILLSGMQLSIGGAVLFAISWLTGEIESFRPGDVLPMSLAAALWLIIAGSVIGFVAYNWLLENVSTSLVSTYTFVNPVIAVLLGTVVLGEPFSPMMLLGAGLVIVSVIVIWRAERTESGRTKDEADRGIKNMALHKT
- a CDS encoding amidohydrolase family protein, with the protein product MAATGLSANTSGLFVEPREDWLAQHQEEIIDPARPIVDPHHHLWNRGHRYLIEEMADDIASGHNVIATVYVDCRSMYRAHGPEAFRPVGEVEFASGVAAMSASGGYGKAAICAGIVSHANLLLGDAARPVLEAEIAAGNGRFRGIRHSSAWDQDPAVAGMYANRPKELLRDPTFRKGFACLAPLGLSFDAWLFHPQIGELTELARAFPDTRIVLDHCGGPAGIGRFAGRREEVFPQWRASIQEIAKCENVVVKLGGLAMCLLGYDFHLREKPPSSEELAAAWRPYVETCIEAFGVRRAMFESNFPPDKGQCSYQVIFNAFKRIAAPLSEAEKTALFSQTATDFYRLDLPS